The DNA segment TTTTTATCAGGTCTTACTTCCTCCTCTGGCTTATTTCATAATTAACGGGCTGGAGGGAAACTTTATAACCCCCATGATACTGGGCAGACGTCTTCTGCTAAATCCTGTCGTCATATTTCTGGCTCTGCTGTTCTGGGGGTGGATATGGGGCATACCGGGGGCGCTTATAGCCGTGCCGATTGTGGTAATAATTAAAATAATCTGTGACAACGTCGAGTCGCTCGCGGCGATTGGAGAGTTTCTGGGGAAATAACACTGGCTTACATATGAACTGAGTTCCGATAAAAATATTAATGCCGCTGATATGATCTCCAATGTCTTTATTGGGAATACATCCATTGACATACCCGCTGCTTTCAAACTAGGATTGCAAAACAGCGGCACTTTCTTTAGCTGACATTGATGTTTTTAATTTAACCGCTCTATCGGGGCTCTTCATTTACTTCACCAAATGGGAAACAGCTCCCGTATCGGTGTCGGCGCCAATACCGTCAAAAGCCGCGCGTGCGCGCTAGGGACAGGTTAAACACCTGCTCACACTATATGTGCGGCACTGTCATTAGAGTGTATATTCTGCACCATTCGCCCTGGACTGCAAGGCTTTCTTGAGCCGTCAATTCATAAAACCGGCACAGAAAATCTCATTCACCCGGACTTTAAACTTCTCCAGTTTAAAGGGTTTAATTATGTATGGATTTCCCGCCTCATGCAGGAAATCTATGGTTTCGTCGCTAGGGTCGCCCGTTATGAATATAAACCGGCTTGAAAGTTCCGGATTTGTTTTTTTAACTTCATAAAACAGGTTGACCCCGTTTATTTCAGGCATTTTTATATCACAGACAATCAAGTCATATTTGCTTGAATTTATTTTCTTGAGCGCCTCCCTGCCGTTTGAAGCCACGTCTACAATACTTTCTCCCTCTTCCAGAACAGCTTTCACAAGTTCTGTTACGATCGCCTCGTCCTCTACTATCAATACTCTTTTTTTCTTTAATTCTTTTGAGAAACCGTGTTCAATTTCGTCTTTGCCGATTTGGGGCTTCGTATCCGGCTTTATTATTGGCAAGGTAATAATAAACCTTGTGCCCTCTTTACGTTTATTTTGTATCTGAATATCCCCGCCGTGTTCTTTGATAATTCCATAGGCGACGGAAAGACCGAGTCCGGTTCCTTTCCCGGGCTCCTTGGTTGTGAAAAACGGATCAAAGATTTTTCCTTTTATTTTTTCCGGAATGCCGGGCCCGTCGTCCGTAAAAGAAATTTCTATAATGCTATCTTTCTTGATTCCGGTGCTGACTTCCAAACTACCCCGGTTTTGAGATTCAACAACTGCCTGCTCTGCGTTTAATATTACGTTGGTAAAAACCTGTTGAATCTGATTCGGGTCTACCATTGTTCTCGGCAGTGCGGCGTCCAGTTTCTTTGCAATTTTTATGTTGTCCAGTTTTAGCTGGTATTCTCTGAACTCAATCGATTTTTCCAGCAGGTCATTAATGTCTTCGTAGCTTCTGACCGGAGAATATTTTCTGGAAAATGAAAGGAGTTTTTCTATAACTTTATGAACTCTCTGGGCGGAGCTATGAATGATTTCTATGGAGTCTTTATTCTGCCGGTCAATATCGGGCTTCGTTAACAGCCTCTGCGAATAACCTATAATCGGGGTAAGCGGATTGTTAATTTCGTGAGCTATGCTTGAAATAAGCTGACCTAAGGACGCCAGCTTCTCTGACTGAATCAACTGCTCCTGTGTTTTTTTTATCTCATCAATCATCTTCGCTTTCGCGATTGCGATTGCAATCTGGTCTCCGAGTGCGGAAAGAAAAAGTACTTCTTTTTCGCTGAATTTTCGCTCCTTATAGCTGAGAAACCATATAACGCCTATTACATTATGTTTCAGGTATATGGGCATGCCCAGAAGACTGTGATGCCCGAGTTTTTTTCCGCTGGGTCCAATGTCGGGATCTTTCTGGGCGTCTTCGATATTTATTATTTTCCCGCTGTTTATCACTTTCCATGTTATTCCGACAGGGCAGGGTATTTTTGCCGCTTTTTTTAAATAATAATCCGGTACATTCCTGTATGCCTCCAGTACGGCTTCTTTCCTCTCTTCATCGAGCAGGTAGATCATCGCTATGTCAACGTTTTGCATTGAGATAATTGTATCAAGCGCGACTTTGTAGACTTCTTCCAGGTCCAGAAACCTGTGAACGGCTTCCATCAGTTTATTGAGAAGAGTTAATTCTTCCTCTGCTTTCTTTCGCATTTTATAGGCTGAAAGAATTTCCCCCGCTATGCGTAATAGTCTGATTTCTTCTTCAAGCCAGACGCGGGACCTCTGTGCGTCGTTTAAGCTCATGTATCCCCAGAGCTCACCCTTGGCTGAAATTATTGGAACAGCTATAAGGGAGCGTATATTATTGGATTTAAAAAGTTTTTTTTCTGCATCGGCTTCAATCGGAAGGGAGTCCGTATCTTCTATCGCTATATTCTCACCGGCTGTCAGTTTCTTCATCCACCACGGGTAAAGCGCGCAATCGATATTTTGATTAATATGCTCCTCGGAATCCGTTCCGGAATCAGACCAGGAAAACGTTTTACCTGAGGAGATGCCGGATTCAGGAAATTGATAAACGTATCCGCTGTTGACAGCGAGCGTAGTACACAGAATGTTAAGAACCCTGTTTAATCCCACATCATCGGAGCTGACAAATATTTTTGAAATTTCGGCCAGCGCGTTTTCTATCGAGAGCTGGTACCTTATCTTCTTTTCTGATTCGACGCGCTCCGTGATGTCCCTTGTAATTATTACCCCCCGAATCTCGCCGTTACCCGTGATGAACGGATTTCCCGTGCATTCAAGCCAGTTATATTGACCGTTTTTATCCCTGGCTCTGAAAGTAGCAGTTTCGGTTGTCATATTTAAAACAGCCCTTCTGAAAGTCTCCAGAGCGTTGGGGAGGTCGTCGGGGTGGATAAACTCAAATGCGTTTTTGCCTGTAAGCTCTGACTGCTCGTATCCCGTGAGTTCCGTGCAAGGGGGATTGACGTACAGAATGTTTCCCAGAGAATCGACCTCGTATATGAGTTCATAGCTGTTCTCCACGATGGTTCTATACCTTTTCTCGCTTTCGATTACTGCGTTTTCCGCCTCTTTAATTCGTGTAATGTCCCTGAATACGAATACTGCGCCTTTAACTTTCTTACGTCCATCCATTATAGGCGCGCAGCTTGCCGACAGGAAAAGACGCGAACCGTCACGAGATATCAGAACCGTGTCATTCGGAAGTCCGACTTTCTTCCCCATATTCATCGCTTTGGTTGCCGGATTTTTGCACGGCTTATCGTTTCGTTTATTTACAAGGCAAAAGACTTCGCTGAGAGATTTTCCCGTGGCTTCATCACAGCTCCATCCTGTAAGCTGTCCGGCCCTGTTATTGAATAGAATTATTTTCTCCCGCTTGTCAACGATAATGACTCCGTCACCGATGCTCTGAAAGGTAACGGATTGCTCGTTTATCCGCCTTTCGAGCTCTTTATTATTTTTCTTCAAACGGGAAACCTGGCGGCGTAGGTCCCCGGTCTCGCTGATCAGCTGTGCTTTGGATATATCTTCATATGCCATTAATCTCGCTCCATTTCCAGGGCCGGGGGGGCAAATTTATTGTTTACTGTATTCCAATCTTGCCGGCAAGTTCCGAAATTATTGCTGAGGGCGTATTTTTAATTGAATTTTAAAATGCAGCGTTAATTGTCTATTTACAATAATTAAGGCTACTTTCGGCGATTGTCAACAGATTTAAAACTGTGGAAGCAGTGATATAGTGATGAAAAAGAAGGCGCTTTATCGGGTTTTCTGCCCGATACTTCTGGCGCTATTTCTGAAACAGCTGCGAATTTATTAACGGCCTGTATTTATTATGCTTTAACTACCGCTGTAAAATCCGATGTATAATTGATTTTAGAGATGCTTTATGCGAGTGTGGCTCCGTATGCCCGACGAATCGATAAATAGATTGTTACAAACTCTTAGAGAGAATACCCCTGCCGCAGGTAAGCCTATAGAGCAGCTGCGTGCGGATTTCGAAAGATTCTATTTGGGGTTTCAAACCGGGCAAAATCCGCGAATAAAGGAATTCACGATAAACGATATACCTTCATTCTGGATCGAAGCCCCCGGTGCGGATGAAAAGCGGGTCATCCTCTTCTTTCACGGCGGCGGGTTTACAATCGGCTCCACCAGGGATCACGCTGACCTTTGCAGGCGATTGTCGGCTGCCTCCGAGGCCAGGGTGCTGAGTATAGACTATCGGCTGGCCCCTGAACATATTTTTCCCGCTGCTCTCGAAGACTGCGTTGCCTCTTACAACTGGCTCTTGAACGAAGGGTTCGAAGGATCACGGATTATACCGGTCGGTATTTCCGCCGGAGGGACACTCGTTCTATCCACCCTTCTTTCTCTCAGGGACGGCGGGATGGATTTACCCGCTGCCGCCTGCTGTATGTCTCCCGCGGTCGACATGTTGTTTCAGGGCGATTCCGTAACCGGCAATATGGGAAAAGACTGGATCACCGCTGACAGACTGAATTCGGTAAGGAATGCCTATCTTGGCGGGCGGGACCCGAAAGAGCCGCTCGTTTCCCCGCTTTACGCTGACCTGAGAGGGTTGCCGCCAATATTGATTCAGATCGGAAACCATGAGCTGCTCCTCGATGATAACCTTAAATTCGCGCTGCAGGCGAGGAGACAGGGAGTCGATCTTACTTTTGAAATATGGAGCGGTATGATCCATTGCTGGCAGATTTTCGCGAGCGAGTTAAAAGACGGGCGTGATGCGATTGACAGCATTGGCAAATACATAAAGAGAAAATTCAGCAATCTGTCGTGAAGCATAATTAATGAAGATGCCGAGTTCTATTTAATTCACTTGGTCATTAAAAAAGAATCCCTCCCGGCGAGGCTTTCCGTCAATCAGGGAATAGTAAGCACCGGCATGTGTTTTATCGTGAGGCGGATTATTCAGGCGTGTCGGCGAAAGCAAAGGGAGTTGTGAACTCGCGCTCTAGGGGTCCCGGGTTATATTCGTCAGTGAAACTTATACGGGCAATGCAGTTTCATTGAAAGCCGCGGTCTGGTTTTGGCGGGAAACCGGGATACAGAACAAAGGGATCCGGCCACGCACATAAGACCGGATTTCAGGCTTGATTTCTCCAGCAAATCTTTCTTTGGTCCGTTGATTAAATTATAATTAAGCGCTGTATTATTATGTTCGGACGATATAATTCCGGATTATAAATTACGTACAATGTGCAAATTTCTATCCGTCTTTCTTATACTTGCCCTATTCTCATGCGGGGCGAATTATACTCCCCGCGCGCCTGAAGAAGTTCCTTTCCTCAAAAGGGCGCAGACCCAAAGCAGGGGAGGGCTCACTGTAACCGCCGCCGTTTTGAGTCGGGAGGAGAGTGAGGAGGTCTTCGGTGTCGACCTTGCGGCCAAAGGTATACAGCCCGTGTGGCTTGAAATAGAGAACAACACTGATGCGCCGTTCGCGTTTATGCCCATCGCGCTCGACCTGGATTATTTCTCCCCGAACGAGGTTTCCTGGCTTAACCATTTCAAATTCAACCGGTCGTTAAATAGAAAAATGGACGAGCATTTCTCTGAACACAGCATAGAGGTCGAGTACATAATCCCGGGCGAAAAAGATAAGGGTTTTGTATATTCAAACCTGGATCCGGGCATAAAATACGTAAACGTAACACTGTATCAGCTTGACCGCATAGAGAGGTTCGTGTTCTTATTCGAAGTCCCGGGCATACAGCCCGACTATCAAAACGTCGATTTTGAAGAGCTTTACTCAAACGATGAGATAGTAAATATTGAAAACGAAAACGACCTCAGGGCGGTATTGGAGAATATTCCCTGCTGTACTGTAGATAAGAAGGGGGAGGGTGAAGGGCACCCGGTTAACATCATTCTTATCGGTGATCCCGATGATACGTTCTCTGGAATAATACGCCGCGGGTGGGACGTTACCGAGGCCGATACCGATTCATTCGATATAGATCTCAGGAAAATGTTCTCGACCGCGCGTTACAGGACATTCCCTATGACTAGCCTCCATATGTACGGGCGAAGACAGGACATTAGCCTTCAGAAATCACGACACGCGGGACATACGCCCTACCGCCAGCGGAACCAGATGCGCCTCTGGCTGACCCCGTTCAGGTACAGGGGAGATAGTGTCTGGATCGGTTCTGTGAGCAGGGACATAGGCTCCGATTTAAGGGTGAGGAAGTACTGGTTCGCGGCGCAGGAGATAGACCCCGATATCGACGAAACTAGGGATTATGTAGTAGAGGACCTCGTACTGTCTCAGCAAGTACACAAGCTTGGTTATGTGAAAGGCACAGGAGCTGCAAACTCCGAGAATCCCCGTACAGACCTTTTCGGCCACCCCTGGTGGTCAGACGGATACCGGGCCGTATTTCTATTCGGTAAGGATTCTATCACCCTGGGCGACATGGAATTTTTTCCCTGGGAAGATATTCATTCAGTTCCTTCCCTGGAGCTTGAATTCGGCAATCGGAATGAAAGAAATGACGACAGGGGGTTAGGGAATTAAGATGACCGCTGTTCGCGGAGACACTCAGGTATTGAGGCTGTTCTTTATATTCTTGATCGGCTGTCTGCCTTTAATGAAAGTCGGTTGCGCCTCCTATTGCGCCACACAGAGCGAGGTGGAGAACGCTATGTTCAGCACGCCTCCGGCAAAGGGGTGTCGGGTCTATTCTCCCTCTCCCGACCCGTTGAGGGAAGTCCCTTTTCTCATGCGCAGCGAGACCCAGACCGAGGACGGCATAACCGTGACGGCGGCAGTGCTTAGTGACCCGGAGAGTCGGGAGGTTTTCGGCGTCAACCTTGCAAAGAAAGGAATCCAGCCGGTATGGATCAGAATCGAAAACGATACCGGGGCTCCCGTCACTCTTGTACATGTGGGAATAGACCCCGCTTATTTCTCCCCGAACGAAGCTGCTAACAGGAACTATATTTTTGCGAGTCCCGTTAACGATGAAATCAACGAATACTTCAACGAGCACGGAATCGGAAGAATGATCCCGGCTGGCGGGGAATTATCGGGTTTCTTTTACACAAACTGGGACCCGGGCGTGAAATACCTGAACGTTAGCGTGTTCGGAGAGGACAGGGAGGAAAACTTCCTCTTCTATTTAGAGATACCCGGGATAACGATAGACTTTCAGCGGGTGGATTGGGATTCCATTTACGGAGAGGAGGAGTTCGTGGACTACCAGAACGAAGACGACCTCCGCCGCGCGCTTGAGAGCGTGCCCTGCTGTTCGACGAGAAAAGACGGCACGGGAAAGAACGATCCGCTAAACTTTTTCGTCATTGGGGAGAGCGATCAAATATTGTCCGCTTTCATCCGGCGCGGATGGGATGTGACTGAGCCCATTACAGCGGGATCCGGGTGGAGGGCGTTCAAAGCCTTTTTCTCCGGGGCGAGATACCGTACTTCTCCAATGAGTAGCATATATGTATACAAAAGAGCTCAGGACGTAGGCTTTCAGAAAGCAAGATCCACAATACATGAGAGGAATCATCTCCGGCTATGGCTTATGCCCGTAAGATACAAGGGCATGGATGTCTGGATCGGGTCTGTGAGCCGTGACATCGGCTCATACCTGACTATCAGGACCCCATGGTTAACTGCGCACGCAATCGATCCGGATATTGATGAGGCAAGGGTGTACGTCGAGCAGGATCTTCTCTTCTCGGGGGCGGTCAGAAAATTCGGGTATGTTAAAGGGATAAAGCCCGCCACCCCGGAAAACCCCCACCGGAATTTTATGAAGCAGCCCTACTGGACCGACGGGTACAGGGCTGTGTTTATTATCCAGGAGGATCCCACGCACCTGAGTGAGCTCGAATTCTTCGACTGGGAATGGGCGGGTGAGAATTCTCGGGAAATGATCGAATACATTAAAAACCGAAACAATAAAAAGACAGAAAACTGAACATCTGGTTGAATCTCTTTCCCGGAAAAATGATACAGACCGCAAACTGAAGTTACACGGGAGGATGAATAAGCCGTGACATTGCAACAAAAAATCTTTACCGTTCGCCTGCTTCTGCCCGCAGGGCTTATGTCTGATGTCCGAATTTAAGACAATTGTCGTCGAGAGCTGCGCGACCGGTGCGGGCTGATTACCGGCGCAAGCTGAATTTTTGAAATACGGTGAATGCATGAACCTGCTGCTCTAATGGCTGTATGATTTCACTGCATATTGTTTTACACGCGTGGCGGTATTGAATTTCCTCTTACGGGGTAAAGAACTCGCCCTCCTGACTCAGTTGGTATGCTGCTTGCAAGTTATTTCATGATAAATGACCGGATACCCAAAAGAGCTTGTCCTGAAGGATAAAACCAGGGTTATCACCAGACCTGTAAGTAAGAATGATCTGGAGTTTCTGGTGAAATTTTTCTCGACGATTCCGAAGACGGACCTCCTCATATACAAGGACGATGTAACTAAATGGGAGGGCCTTCAGGATTGGTTTATCAGCTCGAACTACAAAAAGGTGCTGGAACTCGTATGTACAAATAACGAGGATATTATCGCGAAAGGTACATTGCATACCGAGGGGATTTACTGGCCTCACGCCGCTGAGGTAAAGTTAATGGTTCATCCGAGTTACAGGGGAAAGGGATTGGGCTCACAATTATTCAATTTGCTTCTCTACGAGGGTTTGAAGCACCGTTTCCAAAAAATTATAGTCAGATATGTTCCCGACAACCTTAGTTTTACCCGTATTCTGGATCATTACGGGTTTAATCCTGAAACCGTGCTCAACTGTTATGTTGTAGATGAGATTACAAAGGAGAAGAAAGATCTTGTAATTGCGTCCTATGACCTTCAGAACTGGGAGAGGAGATTCGAGTTCTATACTTTCATCTACACGAAGTAAAAGATATGCGATTCAACTAAATTGTAAGCAAAGTTATAAAGTGATATTCTGATAATTAATCTGAAAGAATTCAGGACGGTTACACTCGCCAAGGACTTGTTATGAAGAAAAGAATTACCAAAAAAGATGAGCCTCCGGGCGCGATTGAGTCCCACCGGACGGCTGGGGACCCCGAAACAGAATTCCTTGAGAATCAATACAGCTTTATTGTTGAGTCCGTTCCGAGCGGCATAGTAATGACCGATAATAAGGGGAAGATTATTTTCGTTAATTCACTCGTAAACAGGATGTTCGGATATGAGGAAAGCGAGCTGGTCGGCAGAAACATTGATGAGCTCGTACCGGACAGATATAAGAAGGGGCATGCCGCGCATAGGAAATCGTTCTTGTCGGCGCCCGAGACAAGACCTATGGGCAAAGGGAGGGATCTTTTCGCCAGAAGAAAGAACGGAAGCGAATTTCCTGTGGAGATAGGCCTTAATCCTGTGAAAACCGAGAGAGGATTGGTGGTCGTGAGCACAATAGTGGATATCACTGACCGAAGAGCCGCTGAAATAAAATTGAAGGAGGAGCAGGACAGGACGCAAAGGTACCTTGACGTGGCGGAGGTTATTTTTCTGGGGCTTGACGGCAAGGGTATTGTAACGCTCATAAACAGGAAGGGCGCAGAGATTCTCGAGTGCTCCGAGGAAAAAATATTAGGAAAGAGCTGGTTTGATAAATTCATCCCTCGCGAGGAACGTAACGAAGTATTAGAGGTTCATAGGAGAGTGATGAGGGGAGAATCCATAAACATTGCGTTTCATGAAAACAAGATAATCTCCGAATCGGGGAAGAAAATCGACGTGCTGTGGCACAACACCGCAATAGAGGGTGAAAATGGCAGAGTTATCGGTACTTTGAGCTCCGGGGTCGATATTACGGACCGGAAATATACCGAAAGGCGGCTTCAGGAAAGGGAAGAGAGATTGCGCAGTATCATGGATAATACTACCGACGCGATTCTGGTATTTGACAACGACGGCCTTATTGAAACGATAAACAAAGCGGCTCTGAAGCTATTTGCCATTAATGACGAAGATGAAATCAAAAATATCCATGAGATAATTACACCCGAGCACAGGGACAGCTTTGCAGAGAGGCTTGAGAGGTCCAGAAACGGGGCCGCGATTTCGGACTATGAAACGGAGATGATCAAGAAAGACGGCTCCAGGATTCCCGTGAGTATCAGTCTTGTTTACATGGATCTGGATCGAGGCAAGTATATCGAGACAATAAGAGATATTTCTGCCAGGATTTCTATGCGCAAAAAGATCATAGAGCTCGAGAAATCTCAAATAATCGGGAAGATGGCGGAAGGTTTCGCTCACCATATGGGTACTCCTCTCGCTTCGATGCTTCTCAGGGTTCAGATGCTGAAAGAAGACATACCGTCTCTCCCGGAATGTGAGAGTGTCGGGGAAAAACTGGACTCTATAGAGAGGCAGATTTTGTATGGTCAGAAGGTGATTCAAAGGCTTTTGAGGTTTGTCAGCCAGCCGGGCAGTGAGAAAAGCTCGGAAAAAGTCTCTTCGTTGCTCGGTGAGTCGATCGATATGGTGAGACCCCTTCTCAAAAAAAAGATGATAGAGGTCGAGCTTGATGTTGAAGAGGGCTTGAGCATTTATGTGGACTCAAATCTGATAAATCTTGTCTTTACCGATATTATCATAAACGCTGTGGACGCTATGCCTGACGGGGGAGTCCTTACGGTTGCAGCAGCGAACGATTATGATAACGGGTTAGCGAATATCAGAATCAATGATACGGGTAAAGGTATTTCGAAAGAGACGATTTCCTTTGTTTTCGAGCCTTTTTTTACAACCAAGCCTGCGGGAAAGGGGACAGGGCTCGGACTTACAGTTGCCAAAAGGATTGTAAATGATCACGGAGGGGAAGTGAGTATAAGAAGCATGGAGGGGAAGGGTACGACGGTTATAATAAAACTTCCTTTATCCGCGGAGGGATATTCGTCTTGAGCACTGAAAAATTCAGGGTACTTGTAGTAGACGATGACAAGGAATTTGTCGAAGCGGTCAAGGAGCTTCTCAATCGTAATAATTACGATGTAATTACCGCCTATTCCGGGGCGGACGCGCTTGAAAAAGCCCGGGAAGTACCGGATATAAAGCTGGCGCTTCTCGATCTGGTAATGCCTCTTATGGACGGCTTTGCACTGCTTGAAAAGCTCAGAGACTTGATCCCGGAGTTAACCGTTATAATCGTTACGGGTCAGGGTACGGTTCAGGCGGCTGTCGATGCGATAAAACGCGGCGCTGCGGATTTCATTACCAAGCCTTTTGATAAAGATGTACTTTTGAAAAAACTGGATGTTGTCAGAAAGGCTCAGGAGCTTGAGAGCAGAGTGGGGACATTGAAGGAGCTCCTATCGGAAAAGTACGGATTCGATAACATCATAAGCAGCTCGAAGGTGATGAAAACCGTTTTTGAAAAGGCCTCGGCCGCAGCCCATAGCAACGCGCCTGTATTTATTGTGGGGGAGACGGGAACGGGGAAAGAATTATTAGCCAAGGCCATACATCTAAGAGGCGGGAGAGCCGCACATCCTTTTGTGGGGGTGAATTGCGGTGCTATACCGAAAGAGCTCCTTGAGTCGGAACTTTTCGGTTACCGGAAAGGGGCTTTTACCGGAGCGGTAAGGGATCACGAAGGGCTTTTCATTGCCGCCGATAAAGGAACGATATTTCTCGATGAGATAGGTGAAATGCCCAAAGACCTTCAGGTGAGGATGTTGAGGGTGCTTGAAGAATACAAAGTCAGGCCCATAGGACATACGAAGGAGATAGCGCTTGATGTGAGGGTTGTAGCGGCGAGCAATCATACAATAGATGAGCTGAAGAATAAATATTTGAGGGAGGATCTTTTTTTCAGGCTTGCCGTAATAGTCATCGAGCTGCCGCCGCTCCGGGAAAGGAAAGGTGATATACCCTTGTTAATCGATCACTTTATCGGAAGGTTTAATAACAAGTATTCAAAGAGAATAAGGGGGCTCTCGGAGGGAGCTTTCAGTTCACTCTATAATTATCATTTCCCGGGGAACATAAGGGAGCTCGAGAATTTGATTGAA comes from the Deltaproteobacteria bacterium genome and includes:
- a CDS encoding sigma-54 dependent transcriptional regulator — its product is MSTEKFRVLVVDDDKEFVEAVKELLNRNNYDVITAYSGADALEKAREVPDIKLALLDLVMPLMDGFALLEKLRDLIPELTVIIVTGQGTVQAAVDAIKRGAADFITKPFDKDVLLKKLDVVRKAQELESRVGTLKELLSEKYGFDNIISSSKVMKTVFEKASAAAHSNAPVFIVGETGTGKELLAKAIHLRGGRAAHPFVGVNCGAIPKELLESELFGYRKGAFTGAVRDHEGLFIAADKGTIFLDEIGEMPKDLQVRMLRVLEEYKVRPIGHTKEIALDVRVVAASNHTIDELKNKYLREDLFFRLAVIVIELPPLRERKGDIPLLIDHFIGRFNNKYSKRIRGLSEGAFSSLYNYHFPGNIRELENLIEGIIAVTSLSKNTITEKDLKAHLLWQQSKTPEHQLLSLDRLEKFALEQALRESRGNKSKAAELLGISRDTLYRKLKLYKVD
- a CDS encoding LssY C-terminal domain-containing protein, coding for MTAVRGDTQVLRLFFIFLIGCLPLMKVGCASYCATQSEVENAMFSTPPAKGCRVYSPSPDPLREVPFLMRSETQTEDGITVTAAVLSDPESREVFGVNLAKKGIQPVWIRIENDTGAPVTLVHVGIDPAYFSPNEAANRNYIFASPVNDEINEYFNEHGIGRMIPAGGELSGFFYTNWDPGVKYLNVSVFGEDREENFLFYLEIPGITIDFQRVDWDSIYGEEEFVDYQNEDDLRRALESVPCCSTRKDGTGKNDPLNFFVIGESDQILSAFIRRGWDVTEPITAGSGWRAFKAFFSGARYRTSPMSSIYVYKRAQDVGFQKARSTIHERNHLRLWLMPVRYKGMDVWIGSVSRDIGSYLTIRTPWLTAHAIDPDIDEARVYVEQDLLFSGAVRKFGYVKGIKPATPENPHRNFMKQPYWTDGYRAVFIIQEDPTHLSELEFFDWEWAGENSREMIEYIKNRNNKKTEN
- a CDS encoding GNAT family N-acetyltransferase, producing the protein MTGYPKELVLKDKTRVITRPVSKNDLEFLVKFFSTIPKTDLLIYKDDVTKWEGLQDWFISSNYKKVLELVCTNNEDIIAKGTLHTEGIYWPHAAEVKLMVHPSYRGKGLGSQLFNLLLYEGLKHRFQKIIVRYVPDNLSFTRILDHYGFNPETVLNCYVVDEITKEKKDLVIASYDLQNWERRFEFYTFIYTK
- a CDS encoding LssY C-terminal domain-containing protein, which translates into the protein MCKFLSVFLILALFSCGANYTPRAPEEVPFLKRAQTQSRGGLTVTAAVLSREESEEVFGVDLAAKGIQPVWLEIENNTDAPFAFMPIALDLDYFSPNEVSWLNHFKFNRSLNRKMDEHFSEHSIEVEYIIPGEKDKGFVYSNLDPGIKYVNVTLYQLDRIERFVFLFEVPGIQPDYQNVDFEELYSNDEIVNIENENDLRAVLENIPCCTVDKKGEGEGHPVNIILIGDPDDTFSGIIRRGWDVTEADTDSFDIDLRKMFSTARYRTFPMTSLHMYGRRQDISLQKSRHAGHTPYRQRNQMRLWLTPFRYRGDSVWIGSVSRDIGSDLRVRKYWFAAQEIDPDIDETRDYVVEDLVLSQQVHKLGYVKGTGAANSENPRTDLFGHPWWSDGYRAVFLFGKDSITLGDMEFFPWEDIHSVPSLELEFGNRNERNDDRGLGN
- a CDS encoding PAS domain S-box protein, whose product is MAYEDISKAQLISETGDLRRQVSRLKKNNKELERRINEQSVTFQSIGDGVIIVDKREKIILFNNRAGQLTGWSCDEATGKSLSEVFCLVNKRNDKPCKNPATKAMNMGKKVGLPNDTVLISRDGSRLFLSASCAPIMDGRKKVKGAVFVFRDITRIKEAENAVIESEKRYRTIVENSYELIYEVDSLGNILYVNPPCTELTGYEQSELTGKNAFEFIHPDDLPNALETFRRAVLNMTTETATFRARDKNGQYNWLECTGNPFITGNGEIRGVIITRDITERVESEKKIRYQLSIENALAEISKIFVSSDDVGLNRVLNILCTTLAVNSGYVYQFPESGISSGKTFSWSDSGTDSEEHINQNIDCALYPWWMKKLTAGENIAIEDTDSLPIEADAEKKLFKSNNIRSLIAVPIISAKGELWGYMSLNDAQRSRVWLEEEIRLLRIAGEILSAYKMRKKAEEELTLLNKLMEAVHRFLDLEEVYKVALDTIISMQNVDIAMIYLLDEERKEAVLEAYRNVPDYYLKKAAKIPCPVGITWKVINSGKIINIEDAQKDPDIGPSGKKLGHHSLLGMPIYLKHNVIGVIWFLSYKERKFSEKEVLFLSALGDQIAIAIAKAKMIDEIKKTQEQLIQSEKLASLGQLISSIAHEINNPLTPIIGYSQRLLTKPDIDRQNKDSIEIIHSSAQRVHKVIEKLLSFSRKYSPVRSYEDINDLLEKSIEFREYQLKLDNIKIAKKLDAALPRTMVDPNQIQQVFTNVILNAEQAVVESQNRGSLEVSTGIKKDSIIEISFTDDGPGIPEKIKGKIFDPFFTTKEPGKGTGLGLSVAYGIIKEHGGDIQIQNKRKEGTRFIITLPIIKPDTKPQIGKDEIEHGFSKELKKKRVLIVEDEAIVTELVKAVLEEGESIVDVASNGREALKKINSSKYDLIVCDIKMPEINGVNLFYEVKKTNPELSSRFIFITGDPSDETIDFLHEAGNPYIIKPFKLEKFKVRVNEIFCAGFMN
- a CDS encoding alpha/beta hydrolase translates to MPDESINRLLQTLRENTPAAGKPIEQLRADFERFYLGFQTGQNPRIKEFTINDIPSFWIEAPGADEKRVILFFHGGGFTIGSTRDHADLCRRLSAASEARVLSIDYRLAPEHIFPAALEDCVASYNWLLNEGFEGSRIIPVGISAGGTLVLSTLLSLRDGGMDLPAAACCMSPAVDMLFQGDSVTGNMGKDWITADRLNSVRNAYLGGRDPKEPLVSPLYADLRGLPPILIQIGNHELLLDDNLKFALQARRQGVDLTFEIWSGMIHCWQIFASELKDGRDAIDSIGKYIKRKFSNLS
- a CDS encoding PAS domain S-box protein, giving the protein MKKRITKKDEPPGAIESHRTAGDPETEFLENQYSFIVESVPSGIVMTDNKGKIIFVNSLVNRMFGYEESELVGRNIDELVPDRYKKGHAAHRKSFLSAPETRPMGKGRDLFARRKNGSEFPVEIGLNPVKTERGLVVVSTIVDITDRRAAEIKLKEEQDRTQRYLDVAEVIFLGLDGKGIVTLINRKGAEILECSEEKILGKSWFDKFIPREERNEVLEVHRRVMRGESINIAFHENKIISESGKKIDVLWHNTAIEGENGRVIGTLSSGVDITDRKYTERRLQEREERLRSIMDNTTDAILVFDNDGLIETINKAALKLFAINDEDEIKNIHEIITPEHRDSFAERLERSRNGAAISDYETEMIKKDGSRIPVSISLVYMDLDRGKYIETIRDISARISMRKKIIELEKSQIIGKMAEGFAHHMGTPLASMLLRVQMLKEDIPSLPECESVGEKLDSIERQILYGQKVIQRLLRFVSQPGSEKSSEKVSSLLGESIDMVRPLLKKKMIEVELDVEEGLSIYVDSNLINLVFTDIIINAVDAMPDGGVLTVAAANDYDNGLANIRINDTGKGISKETISFVFEPFFTTKPAGKGTGLGLTVAKRIVNDHGGEVSIRSMEGKGTTVIIKLPLSAEGYSS